ATATTCTCAAAATGGTCATTCCAAAAGTATTTTTGTCGAAATGTTGCaggtgtcacagacacgtcaggttccacctcactcccttacccacgcactcaatcaatactaatcaccgccacctgaagtTCATCACCACAGTCACCAGCTCCAGCATTTaaaccccacactcacacacactcactgtccggtctcgtttgtgaTACAACCTGTTGTatacttacctcaaggactcccaaagcgatacttacctgtctccttcgtctccttcgtctccttcgtctccttcgtctccttcgtctccttcgtctccatcgtctccagatctcctcgtgttcctacctgcctgtgtgtgtgagtgttcctgtCTGCCATCTCCAGCGTCTCCTTCCATCATCATCTGCAACacaaagaaaaggacagtattacctctcatTCATCTTCAAGATCATCTTACTCACCATTCACTTACCGTTTGCTCTGCtgattgtttaaataaacaccCAAACtgcttttatctctgcctccggtgtctctgTCATAACAGCAGGACTATGAATCAAATgtctgaaaaatgtattattacatTTACTATCTTTAATATCAACACTGTCTAAAAGACctcttttttttaaacgttGATTACTCGTGAGATTCACGGATGCCTTGCAGAAGTCTCAAAAAACCTGCTGGTATTGCATCAAATACGAAGCTATATTCTCATGGAGATATTGAAATACATTATGTCTGTAAAAATTCAGAATATGTAAATAAGTAGCCCTCGTCATTTATAAATTGTGAGAACATTAAAATACCATTTTTAAACCAATTGTTATAGAAGATTGATTTATTCttatatttaatgattttattattcCAAATTAACTGTTTGTGGGGGAGGAAGCTATGTTTGTATATAAGAAGCCAACATAAAAGAGCCTGTCTATGAAAATTGGATAACTAAATAGGGAGTTTGTTAACCTCAAAGtcacattttaaaagaaaatctatACCACCAACTTTTTCAAAAATAAGATTTGGAATTATATATCATAGCTTATCTTTATgcttaatataatatttaatactaatactaattacataaaatataatagtgAATAGTGAGGCTTGTTTTTCCAtataaaattgaataaagttgaatatttttttttaaatatataaattataaaagagATTTCAAGAGGGACTGACATCAAAACTCCCTCCCATAATTGGTCCATACCAAATAGGGTGCGAACACAAAACCACCAACTAGTTATGGATGATTATTTGTAAAATACGTTCAGTAAGGCTGGAGTGGGTTGGCAATTGGCATTACCATTGTTACTATTCCAGTAAcaattaaaatgacttaaatatGGCTGATTCTGTAATTTTAACATAGGTGATTTTTCATAATGTAGGACTTACATCATCCTGTGTCCCTACACAAGATGACAAGATTTTGAAAACCAATTCTATACTGCAGTACAGTCAGCAAATTCTCTGttttcagttgttgtttttaacaattagtttaatacatttatcaAAACTAGtagacattttcaaaactcttcaggCCTACAACAGAAGAGTCTGAAGACTAAAATGTAGTAGATCAGATATTTATTACTTTGATAAAGAATACTTTAAATGATCATATTCTGCAAATGTTATGTTTACATAATTGcataatattttcaaaaagaACTAATTGTAAACACTAATTACTATTATTGTGACTCTGTGTTTTAGATTTGTGATTGTTTTGGTGACGGTGGAAGTGGAAGTGATCCACCAATGCAGTTTCAATATGGATGATACTCAGACAACCTGTGATGAAGATATTCGTCCTGAAATCAGGTATTCTTATTAAAAACTTGAAATGGTACATATTCATACACCAGTAAAATATCATAGTAAAATCAGGTACTCCATTTAAGTAAAGATACGCTGATTTTATAGTATAATTGTAGAGTTGTATGGTATTAACTCCCTCCTTTTAGTAACTGCATTGAAATTGCTTGAGTTCTTTTGGGACAAAAACTAAAATGTTATGATGTTATATGATAACTGTGTGGTATATGCAGAATAATGAACTCTGGAACACTGAATTATTGAAAAAAAGGTGGTAATGTGGACATAATGAGAAGCAAGTGATCCGTTTCCACTATTCCATATTTACATAATgttggcccggtttcacagacagggattagcctaaaccaggattaggccttagttcaattaggatatttaagaagcttttataaacgttcactagaaaaaaatcattgctggtgtgcatcttgagacgaaacaatggcactgacatattttcagatctgtcagtacaagttactttcagttacaacagctcaaacatgcattttagtctaggactagctgaAGTcgtgtctgtgaaaccgggtaTAGAAAGATAGAAGTGTtcagtaaatatgtttatagGTCTATATGTTTTAAAGCAAAAAGGCATGTATTAAAACTGTGACATCTTGGTACATGTGTGGGAACAGCTAGTACTGGCGGTGGAGAACATGTGAACTGGTGTCCATTATAATGCCCTCACTCTTTCTCTGTGTCTGCTATTGACAGATGGACATCAAGTTTGTCAGATTCAGACATAGCCAAGGTCTTGTCGATGACTATGAGGAAAGCAATGTCTCTGCCTCCCCTCAGATACAGAGTTTTGCAAAGATGTGCTACTAATAACAGAACTCCTGTAATGTGCAATATGTTATTTGCATAAAATTGGAAATTCTCGTTATTTATATTAGTATGTTAtaacaatattaaatattttataaatacttttttgctcATGTGCTATAAGTGTCTAATTTAGTTACATTTTGTGTCCCTGTATGTTTACAGATTGAAATGGTTCTTAGTAGAAGTCAGTTTAATGATTGAGGAAATTTCTGTTGCAGTTTgttgtatataatatatttatttaaatttaatgtgattttagAGGTGAACCAATTGTTATAGTTTAAATGTTACAATCCCCTCTTACAGTTCAGTGCAGCAGAAGAGATCAGACTCACCagagcccagctgtgtgtctatgaagagtgacGCGTCTATGGATCCTCCGATACAATTAAGTTCTAAAAAGAAACCGTCAGACTCACCagagcccagctgtgtgtctatgaggaGTGACGCGTCTATGGATCCTCCGATACAATTAAGTTCTAAAAAGAAACCATCAGACTCACCagagcccagctgtgtgtctatgaagagtgacGCGTCTATGGATCCTCCGATACAATTAAGTTCTAAAAAGAAACCATCAGACTCACCagagcccagctgtgtgtctatgaggaGTGACGCGTCTATGGATCCTCCGATACAATTAAGTTCTAAAAAGAAACCGTCAGACTCACCagagcccagctgtgtgtctatgaggaGTGACGCGTCTATGGATCCTCCGATACAATTAAGTTCTAAAAAGAAACCATCAGACTCACCagagcccagctgtgtgtctatgaagagtgacGCGTCTATGGATCCTCCGATACAATTAAGTTCTAAAAAGAAACCGTCAGACTCACCagagcccagctgtgtgtctatgaggaGTGACGCGTCTATGGATCCTCCGATACAATTAAGTTCTAAAAAGAAACCGTCAGACTCACCagagcccagctgtgtgtctatgaggaGTGACGCGTCTATGGATCCTCCGATACAATTAAGTTCTAAAAAGAAACCGTCAGACTCACCagagcccagctgtgtgtctatgaagagtgacGCGTCTATGGATCCTCCGATACAATTAAGTTCTAAAAAGAAACCATCAGACTCACCagagcccagctgtgtgtctatgaggaGTGACGCGTCTATGGATCCTCCGATACAATTAAGTTCTAAAAAGAAACCGTCAGACTCACCagagcccagctgtgtgtctatgaagagtgacGCGTCTATGGATCCTCCGATACAATTAAGTTCTAAAAGGAAACCATCAGGCTCACCagagcccagctgtgtgtctatgaagagtgacGCGTCTATGGATCCTCCGATACAATTAAGTTCTAAAAAGAAACCATCAGACTCACCagagcccagctgtgtgtctatgaagagtgacGCGTCTATGGATCCTCCGATACAATTAAGTTCTAAAAAGAAACCATCAGACTCACCagagcccagctgtgtgtctatgaggaGTGACGCGTCTATGGATCCTCCGATACAATTAAGTTCTAAAAAGAAACCGTCAGACTCACCagagcccagctgtgtgtctatgaagagtgacGCGTCTATGGATCCTCCGATACAATTAAGTTCTAAAAAGAAACCATCAGACTCACCagagcccagctgtgtgtctatgaggaGTGACGCGTCTATGGATCCTCCGATACAATTAAGTTCTAAAAAGAAACCATCAGACTCACCagagcccagctgtgtgtctatgaagagtgacGCGTCTATGGATCCTCCGATACAATTAAGTTCTAAAAAGAAACCATCAGACTCACCagagcccagctgtgtgtctatgaagagtgacGCGTCTATGGATCCTCCGATACAATTAAGTTCTAAAAAGAAACCATCAGACTCACCagagcccagctgtgtgtctatgaggaGTGACGCGTCTATGGATCCTCCGATACAATTAAGTTCTAAAAAGAAACCATCAGACTCACCagagcccagctgtgtgtctatgaggaGTGACGCGTCTATGGATCCTCCGATACAATTAAGTTCTAAAAAGAAACCGTCAGACTCACCagagcccagctgtgtgtctatgaagagtgacCGGTCTATGGATCAACCAGTACATTTTAAGAGTGGAGATACACAGACTGATCTCAGGTATAAcatttctattaaaatatgATTCTAATATGGTAAAATACTaaacaatgaataattattattttaatttgttttatagtttttttatctttatctcatttttttaaagtatatagtGTTGTTCACACAGGCAAACATTTATGAGACAGCTTAgttaaatgtacagtttttgtaTGCAGTGTAAATGATTAAGTGTGTCTATGAGGAGTGACGAGTCTATGgatcataaaatacattttaagagtGGAGATACACAGACTGATCTGAGGTATAACGTTTCTGTAAAAGATATGCATTAATTATGATACAGAATGAGACATTGTGCTTATTAACTCATGTAATAATGTGGTATTCTAATTTTACAGCCATGAAGTCCTCAACAGGTTTAGATCAAATCTGATGAAGAAGTTTGAGTGTCTGTATGAGGGAACAGCACAGCAGGGAAAcccaacactcctgaatgagaTCTACACAGAGCTCTACATCACAGAGAGTGAGAGTGGAGAGATCAGTAATGAGCATGAGGTGAGACAGATTGAGACACAATCCAGGAGAGCAGCAACAGAGGACACACCGATCCAATGCAATGACATCTTTAGACCTTTACCTGGAcaagacaaacccatcagaactgtgctgacaaagggagtcgctggcattggaaaaaccgtctctgtgcagaagttcatcctggactgggctgaagggaaaGAGAATCAGGACGTCCAGCTCATATTTCCACTTCCTTTCAGAGAGATCAATTTGATGAAGGACAAAACACTCAGTCTTTCTGATCTTCTTCATGCCTTTTTCcctgaaacaaaagaaatggaaatatccagtgacaaatataaagtgttgttcatctttgatggtctggacGAGTGTCGTCTGTCTCTGGATTTTCAGAGCGATGTGAGGTTGTGTGATGTAAGTGAATCAGCCTCAGTGGACGTGCTGCTGATGAACCTCATTGTGGGGaatctgcttccctctgctctcatctggatcacctccagaccagcagcagctgatCTCGTCCCCTCTGAGTGTGTCCATCGAGTGACAGAGGTACGAGGCTTCAATGAGCCACAGAAGGAGGAAtacttcaggaagagaatcagtgatcAGAGTCTGGCCAATACAATCATCTCACACCTGAAGTCATCAAGGAGCCTctacatcatgtgccacatcccagtgttctgctggatctcagccgCTGTTCTAGAGAAGATGTTGAGCGAAGCAGAGAGTGGAGAGATTCCCAAGACTCTcactcaaatgtacacacacttcctgatCCTTCAGACCAACATCAAACATGAGAAGGACTATGAGAAGAACGTGACAGATGAAGACATGATCCTCAAACTGGGGAAAGTGGCTTTTCAGCAGCTTGTGAAAGGCAACATGATCTTCTATGAGGAAGACCTGAGAGAGTGTGGCATTGATGTGACAGAAGCATCAGTGTACTCAGGATTGTGctctcagatcttcagagaggagTTTGGCTGGTATCAGGGGAAAGTCTTCTGCTTTGTTCATCTGAGCGTTCAGGAACATCTAGCGGCTCTATATGTGCACCTCTCCTGtacaaacaacaacagaaatGTGTTTGAGCCAATCACTAAACAGAGTTTGCTGTCTAAAGTTAAGGAAAGGTTTAAACACAATTCATCAGAACATGTTTCATTATCTGAGCTGCATCAGAGAGCTGTGAATGAGGCTCTACAGAGTAAAAATGGACATCTGGACCTTTTCCTGCGGTTTCTTCTGGGTCTGTCAGTGGAGTCTCATCAGATTCTCCTAAAAGGACTAATGAAACAGACAAGAAGCAGATCTGACAGCATTGAGAAAACAGTTGAGTACATCAAGAAGAAGATCAGGACCATTGACTCTCCAGAGAaatccatcaatctgttccactgtctgaatgaactggGTGATCATTCACTAGTGGAGGAAATACAACAGTATCTGAAATCTGGAAGAATAAAGGAAGCCAAACTCTCTTCATCTCAGTGGTCAGCTGTAGtctttgtgttgttgacatcaGAGAAGAAGCTGGATGTGTTTGATATTAATACATTTGTTGGAGGAAACGATAAATCTAAAAAACTGAAGGTTTTTCTGAAGCTGCTGCCTGTGATTAAAGAATCCAGATCAGTTCAGTAAGTATCTTTGAGAACAATCACTTCActgttaaaacattaaaagaataAGTAAGGAATATTTGACTccgggccgttgaattattagaaaataatgcacacccaaATTAGTAATGCGCCACGACTCGAAGCggattttctaataattcaacggcccggagtcaattattctgcttatactacagttaccacacctcaaaacattgttcagatgttgtatttcaagacatttgtcatgttcttgtccttaaaacactcttgtgtgggactaatttcttactCATCTCATCCCAATCCTCTGTTGCTAATCCCAATGCGtcatttcagaactagtaacagAGGCTTGAGCCATTGATAGCAGAATAATACAGTTATTAATgcagttgagagagagagagagagagagagagagagagagagagaataagcaGATGTGAATTAGTCTACCTGAGTCTGTGTGTCTCTCAACAGTGTTCAGCAGCATTGTCTCTAATAATATGAAACTGTAAGTTTATCTACCTCAAGAACTGCACAGTTATTTCCTCACTggtgagaaatgtcatgtagcTTTTAAGTTACTAAACTATTTACCTGATTAATTCATCAGAGCAGCGCGGACAACACgtttctgtgtgagtgtgtgtttgtactgtgtgtgtgtgtgtgtgtgtgtgtgtgtgtgtgtgtactgtatgtgaGAGAGAGTAGGAGAAAGTGAGTATGACCTTTCaggacataataaaacatattttgtggcaaaaacctTGACagtatttgattgtttttatcatattgtttactatatttatttgcttggtcagtgtcgttgtgggttttgtttcttttgcagttgtaggctgtaaggaccttatgaaataactgaaataactTTGGTGAAGTGATATGAACTGTAATGTGGTCAAGACCTGCTAGAACTACTTCAGTCGTgtgtttccctgaaaataatcaCACACATTATAACAttcgtcaaccaatcagattcaagcattcaacagctcCATCTATAAAAGTTCATAAATCTTCAGAGCTGCAGAAGTTGTCCAGAGTTTAGTGGTCAgtattttgatgtgttttctAAACCGTCACAATGTAAAATTCCTTCAGATATTCAAATAAAGTCAGTGTTTTCGCACATAAAGAAggaatttaaacatttaaatgaatgacaTAAAAGAACTTAAGATATTTGATGTATGGTTAACATAGCAgagtcatacattttaatttttactgtCAGATGAACAATTATCTGAAGTTAGTGCAGGTTCTCCAGTAAAGAGCAGATGTAATGTGTAGCAGCGGCTCCACCATAACAAGAATAACAATGTACAGTGAGACATTTAAGATTATTTAATAAGTCATTACTATTACAAATAATTGGAATAGAATTTCAAAAATTTATTGATATGAATATTTTGTGTGTGAGTGGATTCTGACTAAATGAAactcctctgattggccattgagttCAAGAGATCAAAACATTTTCTGTGATCAAACATTAATTGTCGGACCCCTGCAGTACCGCTGTGGACCCCCGGTTGAAGACCCTTGGTTTAAAgttaataaatacatgaatattaatttaattcaatcTTAACCTTTTTTATTAGTGTGAATTTGACCATGAAACTTGGAAAATAATTTGACATTGTTAAATTATATTGGAATTGAAAgttgtttgatgtttttttgaTAGTTTAACTATTTATTATGCTGTTTGATTTTCATCTCTCTACAGGTTGAGATATTGTggagtcacagatgaaggttgtgctgctctgacttcagctctgagatcaaacccctcacacctgagagaactgaaTCTGTCTGGGAATAAAATAGGAAATTCAGTGAATCTGCTGTCTGATGTACTAcaggatcctcactgtaaactggagaaactggAGTAAGATCATATTTGACTCTCACACATGAATCACAATGTAAAGTATATTTGAAGTGTAAAGAGAAATGAAGAACATGCTGGATTCAGTTTTTTACTGTTCATCACTTTCATCTTTCTGCATTGACACTTTCTAAagtattgattttcattttttaaaatcacacacacacacacacacacacatcatcttTTGTGCTCTGTGACATTTTACATCTCAAAGCACAAATCAAAATGTGATGATTAAgtttgtattttctctttaataatggattcactgctaaactgatctgatctggactgagagagtgaagagtgtgtcattgttctctacaggttgagtgattgtggagtcacagatgaaggttgtgctgctctgacttcagctctgagatcaaacccctcacacctgagagaactgaaTCTGTCTGTGAATAAAATAGGAGAATCAGTGAATCTGCTGTCTGATGTACTAcaggatcctcactgtaaactggagatacTGTGGTAAGATCATATTTGACTCTCACACATGAATCACAATGTAAAGTATATTTGAAGTGTTCAGCCTCTTTCTGCTGCTGTGAGTTCAGCTGATTGAGCTGTAAATGATTGAACACATGAGCTGCTCCTCAGTCACATGATACTGCAGGACTGAGAGTCACACTGAAATACACACTTTCGCACAATCAACATTTCAGTCTCTTGACTTTAAACAGACTCGAGCTCAACACAACTGAGAAATGAAGAACATGCTGGATTCATTCTTACTGTTCATCACGTTCATCTTTCTGCATTGACACTTTCTAAagtattgattttcattttttaaaatcacacacacacacacacacacacacacacacacacacacatcatcttTTGTGCTCTGTGACATTTTACATCTCAAAGCACAAATCAAAATGTGATAATTAAGTTTGTATTTTCCCTTTAATAATGGATTCACTGCTAAACTGATCTGATCTGaactgagagagtgaagagtgtgtcattgttctctacaggttgagagattgtggagtcacagatgaaggttgtgctgctctgacttcagctctgagatcaaacccctcacacctgagagaactggatctgtctGGGAATAAAATAGGAAAATCAGTGAATCTGCTGTCTGATGTACTAcaggatcctcactgtaaactggagaaactgtGGTAAGATCATATTTGACTCTCACACATGAATCACAATGTAAAGTATATTTGAAGTGTTCAGCCTCTTTCTGCTGCTGTGAGTTCATTAATGCTTTGGGAAACAGACCGAAATATTAAGAATAGTCGTATGATTGTTTTTATGAACttcttaggcttacgatgcttttagGAAACGCAGCACAGGAGCCTCATTTATAACCGTTACACACAAAACATGTCCTGAAAGAGCCGTACGCCACTTCCTACACAAAATATgggatttataaaaacaaacttaatgTTAACTTAACCTGCACACAAACTCTGACCCATGAGTACAAACTCTTTTATTAGAGTGAGAAAAGTAATGAAGTAAACAGAACGATTTTAAactctgttttcattttgataaacacatttacattaatattccACTTTCATTAATGGCGATAAGCACTGAAAGTCATTATGCAGAAGTTAAACAGAAATTATATGAATTTAGACAGTGGATGTGCAACTTTTGATCACTTTTCCTgtgacacgctgttttaatgaTAGTGAGGAGTGATAGGAGCTAGGGATGCTCCGATCGATCGGCCCgagatcggtatcggccgataatcATATTTTATGACTCGATCGGTACTCACTAACTTGGCCGATCTCACGAACCGATCGCAATTTGATGACGTCAGCGCGTGAGTGTGAGGACGCGCGGGAACATAGCGCTGCAGTCATGTCCTCACCTGTGTGGAATTTCTATGACGTTGCGAGAAACAATGAAAAATTCGCGATTTGCCGTGTATGTTCTAAAGAAATCTCTCGTGGAGGAGTATTGTCCAAAACGTTCAATACGACGAACCTGATTCGGCACCTGAGAACAAGCCACCGCGAGACTTATGCTGATGAAAAACTGGCAACTGCAAAAAAGGCAACGGTAACAACTAGTAATACGACTCTCACTCATGAAAACATGAACTTTACACACCAGACAGCAAGAAAGCTAAGGATATAACCAAGAAGATAATGGAATTTGTTTGCATTGACAACCAGTCTTTGTCAGTAACAGAAGACATTGGATTTAAACGCCTTTTAGCACATCTTGAACCCCGTTATCAACTGCCACGGCGCAAATATTTTACCGATGTTGCTCTTCCAGAGT
The Megalobrama amblycephala isolate DHTTF-2021 linkage group LG19, ASM1881202v1, whole genome shotgun sequence DNA segment above includes these coding regions:
- the LOC125254246 gene encoding LOW QUALITY PROTEIN: NACHT, LRR and PYD domains-containing protein 12-like (The sequence of the model RefSeq protein was modified relative to this genomic sequence to represent the inferred CDS: deleted 1 base in 1 codon); the protein is MDDTQTTCDEDIRPEISSVQQKRSDSPEPSCVSMKSDASMDPPIQLSSKKKPSDSPEPSCVSMRSDASMDPPIQLSSKKKPSDSPEPSCVSMKSDASMDPPIQLSSKKKPSDSPEPSCVSMRSDASMDPPIQLSSKKKPSDSPEPSCVSMRSDASMDPPIQLSSKKKPSDSPEPSCVSMKSDASMDPPIQLSSKKKPSDSPEPSCVSMRSDASMDPPIQLSSKKKPSDSPEPSCVSMRSDASMDPPIQLSSKKKPSDSPEPSCVSMKSDASMDPPIQLSSKKKPSDSPEPSCVSMRSDASMDPPIQLSSKKKPSDSPEPSCVSMKSDASMDPPIQLSSKRKPSGSPEPSCVSMKSDASMDPPIQLSSKKKPSDSPEPSCVSMKSDASMDPPIQLSSKKKPSDSPEPSCVSMRSDASMDPPIQLSSKKKPSDSPEPSCVSMKSDASMDPPIQLSSKKKPSDSPEPSCVSMRSDASMDPPIQLSSKKKPSDSPEPSCVSMKSDASMDPPIQLSSKKKPSDSPEPSCVSMKSDASMDPPIQLSSKKKPSDSPEPSCVSMRSDASMDPPIQLSSKKKPSDSPEPSCVSMRSDASMDPPIQLSSKKKPSDSPEPSCVSMKSDRSMDQPVHFKSGDTQTDLSHEVLNRFRSNLMKKFECLYEGTAQQGNPTLLNEIYTELYITESESGEISNEHEVRQIETQSRRAATEDTPIQCNDIFRPLPGQDKPIRTVLTKGVAGIGKTVSVQKFILDWAEGKENQDVQLIFPLPFREINLMKDKTLSLSDLLHAFFPETKEMEISSDKYKVLFIFDGLDECRLSLDFQSDVRLCDVSESASVDVLLMNLIVGNLLPSALIWITSRPAAADLVPSECVHRVTEVRGFNEPQKEEYFRKRISDQSLANTIISHLKSSRSLYIMCHIPVFCWISAAVLEKMLSEAESGEIPKTLTQMYTHFLILQTNIKHEKDYEKNVTDEDMILKLGKVAFQQLVKGNMIFYEEDLRECGIDVTEASVYSGLCSQIFREEFGWYQGKVFCFVHLSVQEHLAALYVHLSCTNNNRNVFEPITKQSLLSKVKERFKHNSSEHVSLSELHQRAVNEALQSKNGHLDLFLRFLLGLSVESHQILLKGLMKQTRSRSDSIEKTVEYIKKKIRTIDSPEKSINLFHCLNELGDHSLVEEIQQYLKSGRIKEAKLSSSQWSAVVFVLLTSEKKLDVFDINTFVGGNDKSKKLKVFLKLLPVIKESRSVQLRYCGVTDEGCAALTSALRSNPSHLRELNLSGNKIGNSVNLLSDVLQDPHCKLEKLELSDCGVTDEGCAALTSALRSNPSHLRELNLSVNKIGESVNLLSDVLQDPHCKLEILWLRDCGVTDEGCAALTSALRSNPSHLRELDLSGNKIGKSVNLLSDVLQDPHCKLEKLWLYDCGVTDEGCAALTSALRSNPSHLRQLNLSGNKIGKPVNLLSDVLQDPHCKLEILW